In the genome of Magnolia sinica isolate HGM2019 chromosome 2, MsV1, whole genome shotgun sequence, one region contains:
- the LOC131237948 gene encoding uncharacterized protein LOC131237948, which produces MGAEQLLPESLPGKVGQPPLILGLQPSALVDHVARVDWSLLAQIPGDRGGSQQVAIEDLEHILSEVKAHTLPSVDDLSPIRTIAGGSVANTIRGLTVGFGVSCGLIGACGDDEQGHSFVHNMSINGVNLSRLRMKNGPTGQCACLVDAVGNRTMRPCLSNAVKLQPNELLREDFKGSKWLALRYGFYNLELIRTAVRIAKQEGLFVSMDLASFEMVRDFRSTLLELLESGLIDLCFANEDEARELLRGESNADPETALGFLAKHCEWAVVTLGSNGCIAKHRKEIVRVPAIGEAQATDATGAGDLFASGFLYGLVKGLSLEDCCKVGSCSGGSVIRSLGGEVRPENWQWMYKQMQIKGLPAPDLPKQMRFKP; this is translated from the exons ATGGGAGCCGAACAGCTACTGCCCGAATCCCTGCCCGGGAAAGTCGGCCAGCCTCCTCTCATCTTAGGACTCCAACCTTCTGCTCTTGTCGATCATGTCGCAAGGGTAGATTGGTCTTTGCTCGCTCAAATCCCTGGTGACAGAGGTGGCTCTCAGCAG GTTGCAATCGAGGACCTGGAGCATATATTGAGTGAAGTGAAAGCCCACACTCTCCCATCGGTTGATGACCTCTCTCCTATAAGAACAATAGCTGGGGGTAGTGTTGCCAACACCATTCGTGGTCTGACTGTGGGCTTTGGTGTTTCATGTGGATTAATTGGGGCATGTGGGGATGACGAGCAGGGCCACTCGTTTGTCCATAACATGAGTATTAATGGTGTGAATCTTTCGAGATTGAGAATGAAGAATGGGCCAACTGGGCAG TGTGCTTGCTTGGTTGATGCTGTTGGCAATCGCACCATGCGACCCTGTCTATCTAATGCTGTTAAGCTTCAG CCAAACGAATTACTCCGGGAGGATTTTAAAGGTTCCAAG TGGCTGGCATTGCGATATGGATTTTATAATTTAGAACTGATTCGTACGGCAGTTAGAATTGCCAAACAAGAAGGGCTCTTTGTGTCCATGGATTTGGCCAGCTTTGAG ATGGTTCGAGACTTCAGGTCAACCCTTCTAGAGTTATTGGAGAGTGGCCTTATTGACCTTTGTTTTGCTAATGAGGATGAAGCAAGAGAGCTACTAAG GGGCGAGTCGAATGCTGATCCCGAGACTGCTCTGGGATTCTTGGCCAAACATTGTGAATGGGCTGTGGTGACCCTTGGGTCTAACGGATGCATTGCAAAACACAGGAAAGAG ATTGTTCGAGTTCCAGCCATTGGAGAAGCGCAAGCAACTGATGCAACTGGAGCGGGTGATCTCTTTGCAAGCGGGTTCTTGTACGGGTTGGTAAAAGGGCTGTCCCTTGAAGACTGTTGTAAAGTGGGTTCTTGCAGCGGTGGGTCTGTGATTCGGTCTCTGGGTGGTGAAGTAAGACCCGAGAACTGGCAATGGATGTATAAGCAGATGCAAATCAAAGGCCTTCCAGCTCCTGATCTCCCTAAGCAAATGAgatttaaaccctaa